The following coding sequences are from one Capsicum annuum cultivar UCD-10X-F1 chromosome 3, UCD10Xv1.1, whole genome shotgun sequence window:
- the LOC107864548 gene encoding DEAD-box ATP-dependent RNA helicase 13 isoform X2 has protein sequence MASQTSSDNNKKTKKTKKRSRVESEEFERINSLPWNPTVTEKDDAFSFLIGSNELEGGFLSLEEIDESEYNLDIAKSTEGSKEKGKIKLKKQKVDTKDEELNGELKGDSEEEIKEVKKEVKQKKNKKKKKKKDRINKDTVNKAKGDEESPVVTDGNNDQEQDSIDETEYYAWNELRLHPLLMKSIYALNFKEPTPIQKACIPAAAHQGKDVVGAAETGSGKTLAFGLPILQRLLEEREKAERQFTENGELDEKVAPTGLLRALIITPTRELALQVTDHLKAAARHSNFRVVPIVGGMSSEKQERLLKTRPEIVVGTPGRLWELMSGGETHLVELHSLSFFVLDEADRMIENGHFHELQSIVDMLPMASKSTDDDSQKSQNCETISSVQRKKRQTFVFSATIALSADFRKKLKRGSQKSKTNDELNSIETLSERAGMRADAAIIDLTNASILANKLEESFIDCRDEDKDGYLYYILSVHGQGRTIVFCTSIAALRHISSLLRILGVNVWTLHAQMQQRARLKAIDRFRGHEHGILIATDVAARGLDIPGVRTVIHYQLPHSAEVYVHRSGRTARAHSDGCSIALITPNDTSKFAALCKSFSKEKFQRFPLEMSYMPEVMKRLSLARQIDKISRKDSQDKAKKNWLERSAESMELVLEDNYSEEERVNNHKQKKATSAQLTKLQEELKSFLSQPLQPKTFSKRYLAGAGVSPLLQNQLEELARQKNPNDSGDVNRKKLIVIGQDCVEPLQALRSAGPETKLNLKEIAEKRRDMTELRRKRKETKKRLREQRRKQKKKLQAGRE, from the exons ATGGCTTCTCAAACTTCTTCAGATAATAataagaagacaaagaaaacaaagaaaagaagcaGAGTTGAATCTGAAGAATTCGAGCGAATCAACTCATTGCCATGGAACCCAACAGTTActgagaaagatgatgctttttCCTTCCTTATTGGCTCCAATGAACTTGAAGGAG GATTTTTATCTCTTGAAGAGATCGATGAATCAGAATACAATTTGGATATTGCCAAATCAACTGAAGGAAGCAAAGAAAAGGGgaagataaaactgaagaaaCAAAAAGTAGATACCAAAGATGAGGAATTGAATGGTGAATTGAAGGGTGATAGCGAAGAGGAGATTAAGGAGGTGAAAAAGGAAGtgaaacaaaagaagaacaagaagaagaagaaaaagaaagataggATCAATAAAGATACTGTAAATAAAGCCAAAGGAGATGAAGAGTCGCCAGTTG TCACCGATGGAAACAATGatcaagaacaagattcaataGATGAAACTGAATATTATGCATGGAATGAACTGAGACTTCATCCACTGCTCATGAAATCGATTTACGCGCTCAATTTCAAAGAACCCACTCCAATACAGAAAGCGTGCATTCCTGCAGCTGCTCACCAAGGAAAG GATGTTGTCGGTGCTGCAGAGACAGGTTCAGGGAAAACATTAGCATTTGGTTTGCCTATTCTCCAACGTCTGCTTGAGGAGCGAGAAAAGGCCGAAAGGCAGTTTACAGAAAATGGTGAACTGGATGAAAAAGTTGCTCCAACAGGTCTTCTCCGTGCTCTAATTATTACTCCTACAAGAGAGCTTGCCCTTCAG GTCACTGATCATTTGAAGGCAGCAGCAAGACATTCCAATTTTAGGGTTGTCCCTATTGTTGGTGGAATGTCAAGTGAAAAGCAAGAAAGACTTTTGAAAACAAGGCCGGAAATTGTTGTTGGAACTCCTGGGAGACTCTGGGAACTTATGTCTGGTGGTGAAACTCATCTTGTGGAG TTACACTCACTGTCATTTTTTGTGCTGGATGAGGCCGATCGCATGATCGAAAATGGCCATTTCCATGAGTTACAGTCTATTGTTGACATGCTTCCTATGGCTAGTAAATCAACTGATGACGATTCTCAGAAATCACAAAATTGCGAAACAATTTCTAGTGTCCAAAGAAAGAAGAGGCAAACATTTGTGTTTTCTGCAACCATTGCTTTGTCCGCCGATTTCAGGAAGAAGCTAAAGCGTGGATCACAAAAATCTAAAACAAACGATGAGTTGAATTCAATAGAAACTTTGTCTGAGAGAGCAGGAATGAGGGCAGATGCTGCAATTATTGATCTGACCAATGCATCAATTCTAGCCAACAAGCTCGAGGAGTCATTTATAGA CTGCAGGGATGAAGATAAAGATGGGTATTTATATTACATCTTGAGTGTTCATGGACAAGGTCGGACAATTGTCTTCTGTACGTCGATTGCAGCTTTACGTCATATCTCATCCCTATTGCGCATCCTTGGCGTTAATGTCTGGACACTTCACGCCCAGATGCAGCAGAGAGCCCGACTTAAG GCAATTGACCGGTTTCGGGGACACGAGCATGGTATACTCATTGCTACAGATGTCGCTGCCAGAGGTTTGGATATTCCTGGTGTTCGAACTGTCATTCACTATCAGCTACCTCATTCAGCTGAA GTTTACGTTCATAGAAGTGGAAGAACCGCTAGAGCTCACTCTGATGGGTGTAGCATTGCTCTAATCACTCCAAACGATACCTCAAAGTTTGCTGCTTTATGCAAGTCTTTTTCAAAG GAAAAATTCCAGCGGTTTCCTTTAGAAATGTCATACATGCCTGAAGTTATGAAGAGATTATCCCTGGCACGTCAAATAGACAAGATTTCGCGAAAGGACTCTCAG GACAAGGCCAAGAAAAATTGGCTTGAACGAAGTGCTGAATCAATGGAACTAGTTTTGGAAGATAATTATAGTGAGGAGGAAAGAGTGAACAATCATAAGCAAAAGAAAGCCACGTCTGCTCAACTAACCAAGCTACAAGAG GAGCTTAAAAGTTTTCTTTCACAGCCATTGCAACCCAAAACATTTTCAAAACGCTACTTGGCTGGG GCTGGTGTTTCACCTCTCCTTCAGAACCAATTGGAGGAATTAGCTAGGCAAAAAAATCCAAATGATTCCGGAGATGTCAACAGGAAGAAACTGATTGTTATCGGTCAGGATTGTGTCGAGCCCCTCCAGGCACTAAGAAGTGCTGGTCCAGAG ACTAAGTTGAATTTGAAGGAAATTGCTGAAAAACGGAGAGATATGACCGAGTTaaggagaaagagaaaagaaaccAAAAAAC GCTTGCGTGAACAGCGACGAAAACAGAAGAAAAAACTTCAAGCTGGAAGAGAGTGA
- the LOC107864548 gene encoding DEAD-box ATP-dependent RNA helicase 13 isoform X1, translated as MASQTSSDNNKKTKKTKKRSRVESEEFERINSLPWNPTVTEKDDAFSFLIGSNELEGGFLSLEEIDESEYNLDIAKSTEGSKEKGKIKLKKQKVDTKDEELNGELKGDSEEEIKEVKKEVKQKKNKKKKKKKDRINKDTVNKAKGDEESPVVTDGNNDQEQDSIDETEYYAWNELRLHPLLMKSIYALNFKEPTPIQKACIPAAAHQGKDVVGAAETGSGKTLAFGLPILQRLLEEREKAERQFTENGELDEKVAPTGLLRALIITPTRELALQVTDHLKAAARHSNFRVVPIVGGMSSEKQERLLKTRPEIVVGTPGRLWELMSGGETHLVELHSLSFFVLDEADRMIENGHFHELQSIVDMLPMASKSTDDDSQKSQNCETISSVQRKKRQTFVFSATIALSADFRKKLKRGSQKSKTNDELNSIETLSERAGMRADAAIIDLTNASILANKLEESFIDCRDEDKDGYLYYILSVHGQGRTIVFCTSIAALRHISSLLRILGVNVWTLHAQMQQRARLKAIDRFRGHEHGILIATDVAARGLDIPGVRTVIHYQLPHSAEVYVHRSGRTARAHSDGCSIALITPNDTSKFAALCKSFSKEKFQRFPLEMSYMPEVMKRLSLARQIDKISRKDSQDKAKKNWLERSAESMELVLEDNYSEEERVNNHKQKKATSAQLTKLQEELKSFLSQPLQPKTFSKRYLAGAGVSPLLQNQLEELARQKNPNDSGDVNRKKLIVIGQDCVEPLQALRSAGPEACVNSDENRRKNFKLEESDSLCILSESSKSGMDSLCSCKQLWFNLIAIDHSANFVVTS; from the exons ATGGCTTCTCAAACTTCTTCAGATAATAataagaagacaaagaaaacaaagaaaagaagcaGAGTTGAATCTGAAGAATTCGAGCGAATCAACTCATTGCCATGGAACCCAACAGTTActgagaaagatgatgctttttCCTTCCTTATTGGCTCCAATGAACTTGAAGGAG GATTTTTATCTCTTGAAGAGATCGATGAATCAGAATACAATTTGGATATTGCCAAATCAACTGAAGGAAGCAAAGAAAAGGGgaagataaaactgaagaaaCAAAAAGTAGATACCAAAGATGAGGAATTGAATGGTGAATTGAAGGGTGATAGCGAAGAGGAGATTAAGGAGGTGAAAAAGGAAGtgaaacaaaagaagaacaagaagaagaagaaaaagaaagataggATCAATAAAGATACTGTAAATAAAGCCAAAGGAGATGAAGAGTCGCCAGTTG TCACCGATGGAAACAATGatcaagaacaagattcaataGATGAAACTGAATATTATGCATGGAATGAACTGAGACTTCATCCACTGCTCATGAAATCGATTTACGCGCTCAATTTCAAAGAACCCACTCCAATACAGAAAGCGTGCATTCCTGCAGCTGCTCACCAAGGAAAG GATGTTGTCGGTGCTGCAGAGACAGGTTCAGGGAAAACATTAGCATTTGGTTTGCCTATTCTCCAACGTCTGCTTGAGGAGCGAGAAAAGGCCGAAAGGCAGTTTACAGAAAATGGTGAACTGGATGAAAAAGTTGCTCCAACAGGTCTTCTCCGTGCTCTAATTATTACTCCTACAAGAGAGCTTGCCCTTCAG GTCACTGATCATTTGAAGGCAGCAGCAAGACATTCCAATTTTAGGGTTGTCCCTATTGTTGGTGGAATGTCAAGTGAAAAGCAAGAAAGACTTTTGAAAACAAGGCCGGAAATTGTTGTTGGAACTCCTGGGAGACTCTGGGAACTTATGTCTGGTGGTGAAACTCATCTTGTGGAG TTACACTCACTGTCATTTTTTGTGCTGGATGAGGCCGATCGCATGATCGAAAATGGCCATTTCCATGAGTTACAGTCTATTGTTGACATGCTTCCTATGGCTAGTAAATCAACTGATGACGATTCTCAGAAATCACAAAATTGCGAAACAATTTCTAGTGTCCAAAGAAAGAAGAGGCAAACATTTGTGTTTTCTGCAACCATTGCTTTGTCCGCCGATTTCAGGAAGAAGCTAAAGCGTGGATCACAAAAATCTAAAACAAACGATGAGTTGAATTCAATAGAAACTTTGTCTGAGAGAGCAGGAATGAGGGCAGATGCTGCAATTATTGATCTGACCAATGCATCAATTCTAGCCAACAAGCTCGAGGAGTCATTTATAGA CTGCAGGGATGAAGATAAAGATGGGTATTTATATTACATCTTGAGTGTTCATGGACAAGGTCGGACAATTGTCTTCTGTACGTCGATTGCAGCTTTACGTCATATCTCATCCCTATTGCGCATCCTTGGCGTTAATGTCTGGACACTTCACGCCCAGATGCAGCAGAGAGCCCGACTTAAG GCAATTGACCGGTTTCGGGGACACGAGCATGGTATACTCATTGCTACAGATGTCGCTGCCAGAGGTTTGGATATTCCTGGTGTTCGAACTGTCATTCACTATCAGCTACCTCATTCAGCTGAA GTTTACGTTCATAGAAGTGGAAGAACCGCTAGAGCTCACTCTGATGGGTGTAGCATTGCTCTAATCACTCCAAACGATACCTCAAAGTTTGCTGCTTTATGCAAGTCTTTTTCAAAG GAAAAATTCCAGCGGTTTCCTTTAGAAATGTCATACATGCCTGAAGTTATGAAGAGATTATCCCTGGCACGTCAAATAGACAAGATTTCGCGAAAGGACTCTCAG GACAAGGCCAAGAAAAATTGGCTTGAACGAAGTGCTGAATCAATGGAACTAGTTTTGGAAGATAATTATAGTGAGGAGGAAAGAGTGAACAATCATAAGCAAAAGAAAGCCACGTCTGCTCAACTAACCAAGCTACAAGAG GAGCTTAAAAGTTTTCTTTCACAGCCATTGCAACCCAAAACATTTTCAAAACGCTACTTGGCTGGG GCTGGTGTTTCACCTCTCCTTCAGAACCAATTGGAGGAATTAGCTAGGCAAAAAAATCCAAATGATTCCGGAGATGTCAACAGGAAGAAACTGATTGTTATCGGTCAGGATTGTGTCGAGCCCCTCCAGGCACTAAGAAGTGCTGGTCCAGAG GCTTGCGTGAACAGCGACGAAAACAGAAGAAAAAACTTCAAGCTGGAAGAGAGTGATTCTTTATGTATTCTGTCAGAGTCGTCGAAATCGGGTATGGATTCTCTATGCTCatgtaaacaactatggtttaaTTTGATAGCTATAGATCACTCTGCCAATTTTGTTGTTACATCTTAA